In Prionailurus viverrinus isolate Anna unplaced genomic scaffold, UM_Priviv_1.0 scaffold_48, whole genome shotgun sequence, the following proteins share a genomic window:
- the IL3RA gene encoding interleukin-3 receptor subunit alpha isoform X3: MAFLWLALCLTPACCLLHKDEDPEPPIKNLRMQPETRRLTWDLSGNVSEISCFINSRLITKAIDKRYCQFRVLPSCQVTNFTVASTGDPPFSAGILYPRPEGHREAAAQRLGCWVHDVDFLTCSWEAGRAAPGDVQYRLYWRDLKTYEEEECPRYGVDDRGTHIRCHFDDVSGLGEHVQFLVKGTGKGARIPCSDLTVELAGIERLSLPNITGMCNKSYSIMEWKMSSHFNHRFTYELEIQKGSDSRLHREGCNAQIQETPKNEPPESRAKAEQQGSFIAGSNPVLRALVAGDAERPRVRFLQPFYRQLQTSHGEIRAFSQLQSCDWLMFTFEQLAEFDWFLPLGQTTTGGRGISTIGEECAGAPSNCTEVQQAG, translated from the exons ATGGCCTTCCTGTGGCTGGCCTTGTGTCTCACGCCCGCGTGCTGTCTGCTGCACAAGGACGAAG ATCCCGAGCCGCCGATTAAGAACCTGCGAATGCAGCCCGAGACGAGAAGGTTGACCTGGGACCTCAGCGGAAACGTGTCTGAGATCAGCTGTTTCATCAACTCGAGGCTGATCACTAAG GCCATCGACAAGCGTTACTGCCAGTTCCGCGTACTTCCCTCGTGTCAGGTGACGAATTTCACGGTCGCCTCCACCGGAGACCCGCCGTTCTCCGCGGGGATCCTGTACCCCAGGCCAG AGGGCCACCGTGAGGCGGCCGCGCAGCGTCTGGGCTGCTGGGTGCACGACGTGGACTTCCTGACGTGCAGCTGGGAGGCGGGCCGCGCGGCCCCCGGTGACGTGCAGTATCGCCTGTACTGGCGGGACCTCAA GACCTACGAGGAGGAGGAGTGTCCCCGGTACGGGGTGGACGATCGGGGGACACACATCCGGTGTCATTTCGACGACGTGTCCGGGCTCGGGGAGCACGTCCAGTTCCTGGTGAAGGGCACTGGCAAGGGCGCGAGGATCCCCTGCTCCGACCTCACTGTGGAACTAGCAGGCATCG agAGATTAAGTCTGCCCAACATCACCGGAATGTGTAATAAATCCTATTCAATCATGGAGTGGAAAATGTCAAGCCACTTTAATCACAGATTTACATACGAACTTGAAATACAAAAG ggCTCAGATTCCCGCCTACACCGAGAAG GTTGTAACGCCCAGATTCAAGAGACCCCaaaaaacgaaccaccagagtccagagccaAAGCCGAGCAGCAAGGGTcctttattgcaggttcgaacccggtcCTCCGCGCACTGGTTGCCGGTGACGCTGAGAGGCCCCGAGTGAGGTTTTTACAGCCCTTTTATAGACAGctacaaacaagtcatggggagaTCAGGGCTTTTtcacagttacagagctgcgattggttgATGTTTACATTTGAACAGTTAGCAGAATTCGATTGGTTTTTACCTTTAGGTCAAACCACAACTGGGGGTAGGGGTATCTCAACGATCGGTGAGGAGTGCGCGGGCgcgccaagcaattgtacagaagtGCAACAAGCTGGTTAA
- the IL3RA gene encoding interleukin-3 receptor subunit alpha isoform X1, with translation MAFLWLALCLTPACCLLHKDEDPEPPIKNLRMQPETRRLTWDLSGNVSEISCFINSRLITKAIDKRYCQFRVLPSCQVTNFTVASTGDPPFSAGILYPRPEGHREAAAQRLGCWVHDVDFLTCSWEAGRAAPGDVQYRLYWRDLKTYEEEECPRYGVDDRGTHIRCHFDDVSGLGEHVQFLVKGTGKGARIPCSDLTVELAGIERLSLPNITGMCNKSYSIMEWKMSSHFNHRFTYELEIQKGSDSRLHREGECPPAPHPPNSASGRAGLVLLRSLRSPARGCACGPHSPLRSAGGRPHGAGTPPSRGFSSVPVSPLLSLTRTPVIGLRAPLMQHEPPLPSLTHTCTHLVSDSGCNAQIQETPKNEPPESRAKAEQQGSFIAGSNPVLRALVAGDAERPRVRFLQPFYRQLQTSHGEIRAFSQLQSCDWLMFTFEQLAEFDWFLPLGQTTTGGRGISTIGEECAGAPSNCTEVQQAG, from the exons ATGGCCTTCCTGTGGCTGGCCTTGTGTCTCACGCCCGCGTGCTGTCTGCTGCACAAGGACGAAG ATCCCGAGCCGCCGATTAAGAACCTGCGAATGCAGCCCGAGACGAGAAGGTTGACCTGGGACCTCAGCGGAAACGTGTCTGAGATCAGCTGTTTCATCAACTCGAGGCTGATCACTAAG GCCATCGACAAGCGTTACTGCCAGTTCCGCGTACTTCCCTCGTGTCAGGTGACGAATTTCACGGTCGCCTCCACCGGAGACCCGCCGTTCTCCGCGGGGATCCTGTACCCCAGGCCAG AGGGCCACCGTGAGGCGGCCGCGCAGCGTCTGGGCTGCTGGGTGCACGACGTGGACTTCCTGACGTGCAGCTGGGAGGCGGGCCGCGCGGCCCCCGGTGACGTGCAGTATCGCCTGTACTGGCGGGACCTCAA GACCTACGAGGAGGAGGAGTGTCCCCGGTACGGGGTGGACGATCGGGGGACACACATCCGGTGTCATTTCGACGACGTGTCCGGGCTCGGGGAGCACGTCCAGTTCCTGGTGAAGGGCACTGGCAAGGGCGCGAGGATCCCCTGCTCCGACCTCACTGTGGAACTAGCAGGCATCG agAGATTAAGTCTGCCCAACATCACCGGAATGTGTAATAAATCCTATTCAATCATGGAGTGGAAAATGTCAAGCCACTTTAATCACAGATTTACATACGAACTTGAAATACAAAAG ggCTCAGATTCCCGCCTACACCGAGAAGGTGAgtgtcccccagccccccacccccccaactcgGCATCAGGAAGGGCAGGCCTTGTGTTATTGCGCTCCCTCCGCTCCCCTGCGCGGGGCTGTGCGTGTGGGCCCCACTCACCCCTACGCAGTGCTGGGGGCAGACCGCACGGAGCTGGGACTCCGCCTTCCCGGGGCTTCTCCTCTGTGCCTGTGTCCCCCCTTCTGTCTCTCacaaggacacctgtcattggcCTCAGGGCCCCCCTCATGCAGCATGAGCCCCCCCTCCCATCCCtcactcacacgtgcacacaccttGTTTCCGACTCAGGTTGTAACGCCCAGATTCAAGAGACCCCaaaaaacgaaccaccagagtccagagccaAAGCCGAGCAGCAAGGGTcctttattgcaggttcgaacccggtcCTCCGCGCACTGGTTGCCGGTGACGCTGAGAGGCCCCGAGTGAGGTTTTTACAGCCCTTTTATAGACAGctacaaacaagtcatggggagaTCAGGGCTTTTtcacagttacagagctgcgattggttgATGTTTACATTTGAACAGTTAGCAGAATTCGATTGGTTTTTACCTTTAGGTCAAACCACAACTGGGGGTAGGGGTATCTCAACGATCGGTGAGGAGTGCGCGGGCgcgccaagcaattgtacagaagtGCAACAAGCTGGTTAA
- the IL3RA gene encoding interleukin-3 receptor subunit alpha isoform X4: protein MAFLWLALCLTPACCLLHKDEDPEPPIKNLRMQPETRRLTWDLSGNVSEISCFINSRLITKAIDKRYCQFRVLPSCQVTNFTVASTGDPPFSAGILYPRPEGHREAAAQRLGCWVHDVDFLTCSWEAGRAAPGDVQYRLYWRDLKTYEEEECPRYGVDDRGTHIRCHFDDVSGLGEHVQFLVKGTGKGARIPCSDLTVELAGIARQPPPNPIRCCPYKGEEMQRPTPGRRRRPGEEEGTETGDVCPAQGRPASPAAARSGKGAANRVSL from the exons ATGGCCTTCCTGTGGCTGGCCTTGTGTCTCACGCCCGCGTGCTGTCTGCTGCACAAGGACGAAG ATCCCGAGCCGCCGATTAAGAACCTGCGAATGCAGCCCGAGACGAGAAGGTTGACCTGGGACCTCAGCGGAAACGTGTCTGAGATCAGCTGTTTCATCAACTCGAGGCTGATCACTAAG GCCATCGACAAGCGTTACTGCCAGTTCCGCGTACTTCCCTCGTGTCAGGTGACGAATTTCACGGTCGCCTCCACCGGAGACCCGCCGTTCTCCGCGGGGATCCTGTACCCCAGGCCAG AGGGCCACCGTGAGGCGGCCGCGCAGCGTCTGGGCTGCTGGGTGCACGACGTGGACTTCCTGACGTGCAGCTGGGAGGCGGGCCGCGCGGCCCCCGGTGACGTGCAGTATCGCCTGTACTGGCGGGACCTCAA GACCTACGAGGAGGAGGAGTGTCCCCGGTACGGGGTGGACGATCGGGGGACACACATCCGGTGTCATTTCGACGACGTGTCCGGGCTCGGGGAGCACGTCCAGTTCCTGGTGAAGGGCACTGGCAAGGGCGCGAGGATCCCCTGCTCCGACCTCACTGTGGAACTAGCAGGCATCG CAAGGCAGCCCCCACCCAATCCAATACGGTGCTGCCCATACAAAGGGGAGGAGATGCAGAGGCCCACGCCGGGACGGAGGAGAAggccaggagaggaggaaggcaCAGAGACAGGTGACGTGTGTCCAGCCCAGGGACGCCCAGCCTCCCCAGCAGCCGCCCGCAGTGGGAAAGGGGCCGCGAACAGAGTCTCCCTGTGA
- the IL3RA gene encoding interleukin-3 receptor subunit alpha isoform X2, translated as MAFLWLALCLTPACCLLHKDEDPEPPIKNLRMQPETRRLTWDLSGNVSEISCFINSRLITKVTNFTVASTGDPPFSAGILYPRPEGHREAAAQRLGCWVHDVDFLTCSWEAGRAAPGDVQYRLYWRDLKTYEEEECPRYGVDDRGTHIRCHFDDVSGLGEHVQFLVKGTGKGARIPCSDLTVELAGIERLSLPNITGMCNKSYSIMEWKMSSHFNHRFTYELEIQKGSDSRLHREGECPPAPHPPNSASGRAGLVLLRSLRSPARGCACGPHSPLRSAGGRPHGAGTPPSRGFSSVPVSPLLSLTRTPVIGLRAPLMQHEPPLPSLTHTCTHLVSDSGCNAQIQETPKNEPPESRAKAEQQGSFIAGSNPVLRALVAGDAERPRVRFLQPFYRQLQTSHGEIRAFSQLQSCDWLMFTFEQLAEFDWFLPLGQTTTGGRGISTIGEECAGAPSNCTEVQQAG; from the exons ATGGCCTTCCTGTGGCTGGCCTTGTGTCTCACGCCCGCGTGCTGTCTGCTGCACAAGGACGAAG ATCCCGAGCCGCCGATTAAGAACCTGCGAATGCAGCCCGAGACGAGAAGGTTGACCTGGGACCTCAGCGGAAACGTGTCTGAGATCAGCTGTTTCATCAACTCGAGGCTGATCACTAAG GTGACGAATTTCACGGTCGCCTCCACCGGAGACCCGCCGTTCTCCGCGGGGATCCTGTACCCCAGGCCAG AGGGCCACCGTGAGGCGGCCGCGCAGCGTCTGGGCTGCTGGGTGCACGACGTGGACTTCCTGACGTGCAGCTGGGAGGCGGGCCGCGCGGCCCCCGGTGACGTGCAGTATCGCCTGTACTGGCGGGACCTCAA GACCTACGAGGAGGAGGAGTGTCCCCGGTACGGGGTGGACGATCGGGGGACACACATCCGGTGTCATTTCGACGACGTGTCCGGGCTCGGGGAGCACGTCCAGTTCCTGGTGAAGGGCACTGGCAAGGGCGCGAGGATCCCCTGCTCCGACCTCACTGTGGAACTAGCAGGCATCG agAGATTAAGTCTGCCCAACATCACCGGAATGTGTAATAAATCCTATTCAATCATGGAGTGGAAAATGTCAAGCCACTTTAATCACAGATTTACATACGAACTTGAAATACAAAAG ggCTCAGATTCCCGCCTACACCGAGAAGGTGAgtgtcccccagccccccacccccccaactcgGCATCAGGAAGGGCAGGCCTTGTGTTATTGCGCTCCCTCCGCTCCCCTGCGCGGGGCTGTGCGTGTGGGCCCCACTCACCCCTACGCAGTGCTGGGGGCAGACCGCACGGAGCTGGGACTCCGCCTTCCCGGGGCTTCTCCTCTGTGCCTGTGTCCCCCCTTCTGTCTCTCacaaggacacctgtcattggcCTCAGGGCCCCCCTCATGCAGCATGAGCCCCCCCTCCCATCCCtcactcacacgtgcacacaccttGTTTCCGACTCAGGTTGTAACGCCCAGATTCAAGAGACCCCaaaaaacgaaccaccagagtccagagccaAAGCCGAGCAGCAAGGGTcctttattgcaggttcgaacccggtcCTCCGCGCACTGGTTGCCGGTGACGCTGAGAGGCCCCGAGTGAGGTTTTTACAGCCCTTTTATAGACAGctacaaacaagtcatggggagaTCAGGGCTTTTtcacagttacagagctgcgattggttgATGTTTACATTTGAACAGTTAGCAGAATTCGATTGGTTTTTACCTTTAGGTCAAACCACAACTGGGGGTAGGGGTATCTCAACGATCGGTGAGGAGTGCGCGGGCgcgccaagcaattgtacagaagtGCAACAAGCTGGTTAA